The Oncorhynchus nerka isolate Pitt River linkage group LG24, Oner_Uvic_2.0, whole genome shotgun sequence genome has a window encoding:
- the dda1 gene encoding DET1- and DDB1-associated protein 1 → MDKADFLKGLPVYNKSNFSRFHADSVCKASNRRPSVYLPTREYPSEQIIVTEKTNILLRYLHHHWDKKNAAKKREQEQGEGGSPAPPRKIARTDSQEMNEDS, encoded by the exons ATGGATAAG GCGGATTTCTTAAAGGGTCTCCCCGTTTACAACAAGAGCAACTTCAGTCGGTTCCATGCAGACTCTGTGTGTAAAGCATCG AACCGAAGACCGTCCGTGTACCTCCCGACACGTGAGTACCCCTCAGAACAGA TTATTGTCACAGAGAAAACCAATATCCTCCTGCGCTACCTTCATCATCACTGGGACAAAAAG AACGCAGCAAAGAAGAGGGAACAGGagcaaggagagggagggagtccaGCACCTCCACGCAAAATCGCCAGGACAGATAGCCAAGAGATGAATGAGGACtcttag